The sequence below is a genomic window from Oscillospiraceae bacterium.
CCCCTGCGTGGTGGCCAACGACGGGGACGTGGCCGCCCTGGCCGGGGCGGTGGCCCTGGAGGAGCGGGCCCTGCTGGGCATCTCCATGGGCACCAGCGAGGCCGGGGGCTACGTGGGCCGGGACGGCGGCCTCACCGGCTGGCTCAATGAGCTGGCCTTCTGCCCCGTGGACGCACAGCCGCAGGGCTGGCACGACGAGTGGAGCGGCGACGTGGGCTGCGGGGTCAAGTACCTGAGCCAGGACGCCGCCATCCTGCTGGCCGGGCGGGCGGGACTGCCCCTGCCGGAGGGCAACCCGTCTGAGCGCTTCCGGGCCGTCCGGGCCGCCATGGAGGCGGGCGACCCCCGCGCCGCCGCGGTCTACCGGGACCTGGGGGTCTACCTGGGCCACGCCGCCGCACTCTACGCCCGGTTCTACGACCTGGACCGCATCCTGGTCATGGGCGGCGTCACCGGCGGGCCGGGCGGGGACCTTATCCTGGAGCAGGCCCGGGCCGTGCTGGCCCATGACTACCCGGCGCTGTCCTTCGTTCTTTCCTTCCCGGACGAGAAGGTGCGCGCCCTGGGCCAGAGCGTGGCGGCGGCCAGCCTGCCGGAACTCAACCTCGGGGCAAGTAAATGAAGTTTTACGTCTCGTCAAGCCTGAAAAACTACAAGCAAGTGCGCGGCCTTTCACGCTTGCTCAAGGACGCCGGTTGGGAGCAGACTTATGACTGGACACTGCATTGCCCAGTGAAAGAAACCGACCTAGAAACGCTAAAGTCGATTGGCGAACAGGAATATGAAGCAATACGGCAATCTGATGTCGTAATCATATTGACGCCGCAGGGCAGAGGAACGCATACGGAACTCGGTATGGCACTCGCTCTGAACAAAAAAGTTTACTTGTGCCACCATGACGACACATACTTTCAATGCGACGATAATACATCAGCGTTTTATTGGCTTTCAAACGTAAACCGGCTTATCGGAACTACAGAATATATTGCGAACGAGCTGCTGAAATTATAATTAGATTCAGCACATACCGTTTGGGAGCAAATAGCCTCCTTGATATGGGGCGTGGGTTGTAATACCAATAAGACCGACGTGGCGGCATCTGGCAAGTGCCCGGCAAATGAACAAGGCATGGCAGTACGGGCGGCATTTTAGGCACTCCTCAAAAAGCAACTGGTACCAAGTCTGGGCGGGTGATGTGCCGACGGGGCGGCAGCCCTACTAGCCCTGAGCGCTGTCAAGTCTTGCAGGCCGCCTGAACCGCACCGCCGCGGGCCCCTGGGGTTCGGGGCCGAAGCCCCGATTGTTTCTTCCGCGGTTCTTTGCAACCAAAGAATCGCGCCGCCGGGGGCACAGCCTCCAAAAATTCGGCCCTTTTTGTTTTTAAATGAAGGCAAAAAAACACCACGCTTCGGCGTGGTGTTTTAGTCTGTCGAAAAACTAGATAAGCGAGATTCGGTGCGCAAGATGCAATCATCGTTGCTACGGCGGATAAGGCGGCCTATATTGGACGGGCGATTCATGAATCGCCCCTACGGTACGGGGATGGGACGGATTGCCACGGGCCTGCGGCCCTCGCAATGACGTAGGGCGGGGGCCTGCACCCAAAATCCTTATGGCATCGTTTAATTGCGCTCCCCTAAATAACAGTCAACCGCTGCGTCCTGGAAAAGGTCCCGCCGGGGGCCAGGGTGTGGGCGCAGGGGCGCTGGAACAGGTCGTGCTTCCCGTCCTCCCGGCTGGGCAGGCCGCACCAGGGCTCGATGCACAAAAAGCCCGGGATCCCCGGCTGGCTCCACAGCAGCACCCGGTCGAAGCCGGAGATGTCCAGCCGCAGGGCCCGCCCGGTGTCCCGCTCCTCCAGCTGCACCCAGGCCGAGCGCAGCCCCTTGAGGCAGATGCTGTCCTCGTCGAAGAGGTGGGGCTCCAGGGGGATCTCCGCCTGCCCGGTGAAAACCGGGATCTCCTCCCCGGTCACCAGCCCCGCCCGGCACAGCACCTTGCGCGGGCACTCGGCCTGCTCAAAGCGCACCAGGTAGTCCGTCACGGCCCTGCCTGGCGAGAAGGGGCAGCGCAGCCCGGTGTGGAAGCCCAGCTGCACCGGCATGGGCTCCCTGCCCGTATTGGTCACGGTGCAGACGGTTTTCACCGACTGTCCCTCCAGGGTGTGGACGGTGTCCAGGGTGAAGGGCCAGGGGTAGCACCGCTCCGTCTCCGGCCCGGAGGCCAGGCGGTAGGCCAGGCGGCGGTCCTCCCGCTCCGTCAGTGTGTGTACCATATCCCGTGCAAACCCATGCTGGGGGCCCTCGTACCGCACGCCCCCCGCCTCGTACCAGCCGTCCTTCAGCTTGCCGCACCAGGGAAAGCAGAGCGGCGCCCGGCGGGGCCAGGCCGCGCCGCCGTCCCAGAGCCAGCCCCCCTCGGGGGCGCCCGCCCCCGACAGGGCGTGGAGCTCCGCCCCCACCGGGTTGACTTCCAGGCTCAAAACTCCATTGGAAATCGTGTCCATAGCGTCACACCACCAGATTCTTAATAATATTGAACACGGCGATGCCCAGCACCACCAGCTGCACGGCGTTGAAGGCGATCTCCACCTTTTTTTCGTCGAACCGCTTGTTGAGCACGGCCCCGATGAAGCCGCCCGCCACGGCCCCGATCACCATGGCCGGGGCGATGTGCAGGTCGTACACCGCGAAGCCGGTGGTCACCGCCACGGTGACCAGCTTGGAGATCTGGGCGAAGAGGATGGTCACCAGGGAGCAGACCGTGGCCGTCTTTGTGTCGTAGGAGAACAGGTAAATGAGGATGGCCACGTTGATGGGCCCGCCTCCGATGCCCAGGAAGGAGGAGCACACACCCAGGAACAGCCCCACCAGCAGCGACACCGCCACCCCGTCCAGGGTGTGGCCCTTGATGCGCTCCTTGTTCTTCATGTACAGGAAGACCCCCAGGATCAGCACCGAGAGCACCACGTTCTGCACCACCGTCACCGCGCTGTTGGCGTGCAGGGCGCCCACGATGGCCTGGAGCAGCTTCTCGCCCCCCAGGCCCCCGATGACCGACCCCACCGCCAGGGGCACGGCGGTGCCGTAGGGGATTTTGGTTTTGGCGATCACCTGCTTGCCCACCGACACCACCGACATGGAGAACACCGTGATGGCGGACAGCACCCCGATGGTCTGCACGTCGAAGCCGTGCAGCATGTCCATCAGGGGTTTGATAATCACGCCGCCCCCCATCCCCGTGAGGGAACCCACCGTGGTGGCGCAGATGGCGATAAGGAAATACAGCAGGGCCTGGAGCATGGCGTGTGCCTCCTAAATGATTGATTTCAGGGAAAGACGGATTGCCACGGCCCCTGCGGTGAACGCAGCGGCGTGGCAATCCGTTTCTGATATTACCCGCAGCAGCAGCCGCCGTGAAGCCCGGCAGTGGAGCTGTTGAGGCCGGGGTCCTTCATGCACAGGTGGACGGCGGTGGTCTTGAAGGCCCGGGGCAGGGCCAGGATGTTGGGCTCCTCCCCCACGAACTTGCGCTTCGCGTCCTCCAGCGCCTCCTCAAAGGTGGCGCGGGTCTTTAACCCCATCCCGCGGGCGTACCCCGGCTCCCGCGCGCCCACGATGTAGATCGCGCTGGTGTTGCGCTCCGCCAAATGCCCGCAGCTCATCATCGAGAACCCGTGGAACGGGTGGAATGCGTTGGCGAAGCGGTACTTTCTGATATACTCCTCCTTCGTGGCGAAGTACTCCCCGTACCGGTTCATGTCCGGCAGCGTGTTCATATAGTCGTGCTGGAACAGCTCGTACAGCTCCCGCAGGTACGGCCACCGCTCGTCGTGGAAGTACCCGTCGCAGATGCTGCTGACGATGAACACGCAGCGCTCCGACATAATCCGCTTGTGCCGGATCACTTGGGCGCTCAGCGCCTGCATCATCTGGATGGGGTTGGTGCCCATACCATCCCCGTAGTGGAAGTTGGTGGGCATGCCGAACACGATAATATCGTACTTCTTCTCCGCCCAGTGCACGTACGTCCGCTTGTCCGCCTCCGCCCACGACACGGGCTGCATCTCCTTCGCCCAGCCCGAGTAAATGGCGATCTGGCGGGAGTCCGTGTCCAGCACCGCGTCGCAGCAGAAGAACTTCTTCCCCATCTTTTCTTCCATGTACATGCCCTGTTGGTCGAACTTGTTGCGCATCTCGCTGTGGGTGGACACAGGCACAAAGTCCTGCCGGTGCATCACCTGGGGCACGTGGTGGGCGCTGATGCTCTTCCAGTGGGTGATGCCGGTGGCGCAGTGCTTGTACCCGCCCGAGTAGCCCCCGTAGGGGTTGCCCTGGGTGTGGCCGATGAGGATGGCCACGTCGGCGTCAAAGACGTACTTGTTCATCAGCACGTGGTCCCCGTGGCTGGTGTAGCCCAGGTCCACCAGGTGCTCGTAGTCCTCGCTGTCGTGGCTGGTGATCTGGCCCGTGGGATAGAACTCGCTGAAGAGCTCGGGGCCAAGGATGGTCTGCATCTCGGGCACCGAGGTGCGGGGGTGCAGGCCGTTGGAGAAGAGCAGCAGCACATCCTTCTTCTCCACCCCCGCGGCGTACAGCTCGTCCAGGCAGGCCCGGATGGACACACGGCGGTGGCTTGTAGGCTGGTTGCCCCCCTTGACGATGTCGGGGATGATGATGGTGACGGTGGAGCCCCTGTGGGCCAGCTCCCGCAGGGCGGGCATACCGATGGGGTTTCGGATGGACGCCAGGGTGGCGTTATACAGACTGTCCCAGTCCTGGGGCAGGCAGGGGGGATCGGCCACCGTCTCGCCGGGGACGAAGATGTCCGTCGTGTCGGGCAGGCTGGCGCTCATCAGCCCCGATCCGTATTCAAAGTCCAGTTTCATAAATGCACTCCTTTTATGACAGGGCGGCGGGGGCAAGCCCCCGCCCTACCCGTTTTTCCGCCGCGCCGCGTTTCATTTCCCCAGGTACAGGCGGATAATCTCCAGATACTCCTCCGGGTAGAAGCCGATCTCCCCGGCAAACCGGGTCAGGGCGATGAGCCCGCCGTCCACCTCCGGGATGGAGGCCAGCATGGCGGCGTTGTCCGCCTTCAGCCCTCCGCCGTACACCACGTCCAGGCCCCCGGTGCGCTCCTTCACGAAGCGGGCGATTTTTTGGATATACTCCTTGCCCGCCGGGGTCTTGCCGGGGCCGATGGACCAGACGGGCTCGTAGGCCACGACCACGCCGGACCTGTCCACGCCCTCCAGGCCGGTGTCCAGCTGCGCGCCCAGCACCTCCTGCCAGCGCTCCTGCTCCTCGCTCTTCTCCCCGATGCAGTAGAGCACCTTGAGACCCGCCGCCTGGGCGGCCTTGACCTCACGGTTCAGGATGCGGTTCACGGCGGCGGCGTCATTTACCCCGGCCTCGGCCAGGATGCCCGCCTTGTCGCCGCGCTCCTCACAGTGGCCGATCAGGGCGTACCCGCACCCCAGCGCGGCGGCGGCGTGGGCGGGGCGGTTGGTGGTGAAGGCCCCAAAATTGCCCCCCACCGCCGTGTCCTCCCGGAACACGCCCTGGCAGCCAATCTGCACGGGGCTGTCCGCACACAGGGCCCCGGCGGCGCCCAGGATATGGGCCTCGGGGAAGAAGTCCGCGAACTCCACCTCCGCCCGGCCGTATCCGGAAAGCCCTCCCTGGGTCTCACGGACGATATGGGCCCCCCACTCCCCCACAGGGGCCAGGCGGTTCACGCCCCCCAGCGCGGGCGGTACGTCAAAGCGTTTTAAATTCAGATAGATGTGCTTCATTTACTTGGCCTCCGGCTTTCCCAGATTTTTGAACATGTAACCCTTGTAATTCTCCACGCCGGGCTGGTCGAAGGGGTTCACCCCCAGCAGCTCACAGGAGAGGTAGCAGGAGAAGAGGAAGAAAAAGTACAGCTGGCCCAGGGTGTGGGCGTCGATGGCCGGAATCTTGAAGTTCAGGCAGGGGATGCCCCGCTCGCTGTGGGCCGCCATGGTGGCCTTGCGGGCGATGTCGTTCATGTCCCAAAAGTCCTTGCCCGTCAGGTAGTCGAAGTAGTCCTTCTTGGTCTCGGGGGGCAGGAGCAGCGAGGCGTCCCGCGCCTGCACCTCCACGAAGGTCTCGAAGAGGATGGGGCTGCCCTGCTGCACGAACTGTCCGGTGGCGTGGAGATCCTCGGAGTTGGAGGCCGACACGGGGTAGAGGGCGGTGTCGTTTTTGCCCTCGCTCTCGGCGAAGGTCTGAATCCACCACTTCGCGAAGTAGTCCAGCCGGGGCTCGAAGTAGGAGAGCATCTCCACCGCATAGCCGTGCTCCAGCATCAGCTTGCGCAGGCAGGCATACTCCAGGGCCAGGTTCTCCCCGGCGGGCTCGGCGAAGAGCCGGTCCCGCATGTCCCGCATCCCCTGGGTGATTGCCCCGATGTCCACCCCGGCCACCGCCATGGGGAACAGCCCCACGTCGGACACTACCGAGAACCGCCCGCCCACCCGGGGCGGGAAGGTGAGGAAGGTGTAGCCGTTGTCAGCGCACAGCCGCTCCAGGGTGGAGCCCGGCGTGCCGGTGGCGAAGATGCGGCGGGCCGCGTCCTCCGGCCCATAGCGCTTTTCCAGGTACTGCCGCAGCACCCGGAAGGCGATGCCCGGCTCCAGGGTCTCGAAGTTCTTGGCGATGCAGTCGATGTAGACGGACCTGTACCCGTCCAGCTCGGTGAGGGTGCGCTCCATCTCGCAGGCGGAGATGGTGTTGCCCGCCCAGAATATCTCCGGCCCGCCCTGGGGCCGCAGGGCCTTAATAGCCGCGCGGGAGGACTGGTTGGAGCCGCCGATGCCGATGACCACAAAGGCGTCCGCGTCGGCCCTGACCCGGTCCGCCTGGGCCCGGAGGAAGGCCACCCGCCCGGGGCCCGCGTGCTCGTCCACCGTGCGCCAGCCCTGGAAGTCGTAGTACGCGGGGTCGCCCGC
It includes:
- a CDS encoding aldose 1-epimerase encodes the protein MDTISNGVLSLEVNPVGAELHALSGAGAPEGGWLWDGGAAWPRRAPLCFPWCGKLKDGWYEAGGVRYEGPQHGFARDMVHTLTEREDRRLAYRLASGPETERCYPWPFTLDTVHTLEGQSVKTVCTVTNTGREPMPVQLGFHTGLRCPFSPGRAVTDYLVRFEQAECPRKVLCRAGLVTGEEIPVFTGQAEIPLEPHLFDEDSICLKGLRSAWVQLEERDTGRALRLDISGFDRVLLWSQPGIPGFLCIEPWCGLPSREDGKHDLFQRPCAHTLAPGGTFSRTQRLTVI
- a CDS encoding UPF0721 transmembrane protein, whose product is MLQALLYFLIAICATTVGSLTGMGGGVIIKPLMDMLHGFDVQTIGVLSAITVFSMSVVSVGKQVIAKTKIPYGTAVPLAVGSVIGGLGGEKLLQAIVGALHANSAVTVVQNVVLSVLILGVFLYMKNKERIKGHTLDGVAVSLLVGLFLGVCSSFLGIGGGPINVAILIYLFSYDTKTATVCSLVTILFAQISKLVTVAVTTGFAVYDLHIAPAMVIGAVAGGFIGAVLNKRFDEKKVEIAFNAVQLVVLGIAVFNIIKNLVV
- a CDS encoding triose-phosphate isomerase, producing MKHIYLNLKRFDVPPALGGVNRLAPVGEWGAHIVRETQGGLSGYGRAEVEFADFFPEAHILGAAGALCADSPVQIGCQGVFREDTAVGGNFGAFTTNRPAHAAAALGCGYALIGHCEERGDKAGILAEAGVNDAAAVNRILNREVKAAQAAGLKVLYCIGEKSEEQERWQEVLGAQLDTGLEGVDRSGVVVAYEPVWSIGPGKTPAGKEYIQKIARFVKERTGGLDVVYGGGLKADNAAMLASIPEVDGGLIALTRFAGEIGFYPEEYLEIIRLYLGK
- the pgi_2 gene encoding glucose-6-phosphate isomerase, whose product is MKKDISLSYTDLKPVLAPGELEAKMAAAAPILARAVAGDPAYYDFQGWRTVDEHAGPGRVAFLRAQADRVRADADAFVVIGIGGSNQSSRAAIKALRPQGGPEIFWAGNTISACEMERTLTELDGYRSVYIDCIAKNFETLEPGIAFRVLRQYLEKRYGPEDAARRIFATGTPGSTLERLCADNGYTFLTFPPRVGGRFSVVSDVGLFPMAVAGVDIGAITQGMRDMRDRLFAEPAGENLALEYACLRKLMLEHGYAVEMLSYFEPRLDYFAKWWIQTFAESEGKNDTALYPVSASNSEDLHATGQFVQQGSPILFETFVEVQARDASLLLPPETKKDYFDYLTGKDFWDMNDIARKATMAAHSERGIPCLNFKIPAIDAHTLGQLYFFFLFSCYLSCELLGVNPFDQPGVENYKGYMFKNLGKPEAK